In the genome of Treponema pedis, one region contains:
- the rplB gene encoding 50S ribosomal protein L2 has translation MALKEYKPMTPGLRGRIDLRKDEITAQKPEKSLTKGFKNRAGRDSRGRISVRGQGGGHKKRYREIDFKRNKYGIPGTVRTIEYDPNRSANIALIFYADGEKRYIIAPKGLKIGQKIMSGEMAALDVANALPLEVIPVGFTVHNIELTIGRGGQMVRSAGAGALVAAKEGEYVTIKLPSGETRLVHKKCYATIGEVGNEDHMNTSLGKAGRSRWLGIRPTVRGMSMNPIDHPLGGGEGRGKGRHPVTPWGQPCKGYKTRKKRNPSDKFIVSRRKKK, from the coding sequence ATGGCTCTAAAAGAATATAAGCCGATGACGCCCGGACTACGCGGACGGATTGATTTGCGCAAAGATGAAATTACGGCTCAAAAGCCTGAAAAATCTCTTACAAAGGGGTTTAAAAACAGAGCGGGTCGTGATTCAAGAGGTCGCATTTCGGTTCGCGGGCAGGGCGGCGGACATAAAAAGAGATACCGAGAAATCGATTTTAAGCGAAATAAATATGGTATTCCGGGTACTGTGAGAACGATTGAATATGATCCTAACCGCAGTGCAAATATTGCATTGATTTTCTATGCCGACGGCGAAAAGCGATATATTATCGCTCCTAAGGGATTAAAAATCGGGCAAAAAATTATGAGCGGGGAGATGGCGGCTTTAGATGTTGCAAATGCTCTTCCGCTGGAGGTAATCCCTGTAGGTTTTACCGTTCATAATATTGAGCTTACAATCGGAAGGGGCGGACAGATGGTACGCTCGGCAGGTGCCGGTGCGTTGGTTGCTGCAAAAGAAGGCGAATATGTTACCATAAAACTGCCTTCGGGAGAAACGCGTTTAGTACATAAAAAATGTTATGCTACCATAGGCGAAGTCGGCAATGAAGATCATATGAATACAAGTCTTGGCAAGGCAGGACGCTCAAGATGGCTGGGTATAAGGCCTACCGTACGCGGTATGTCTATGAACCCGATTGACCATCCGTTAGGCGGCGGTGAAGGTCGCGGAAAGGGAAGGCATCCCGTTACTCCTTGGGGGCAACCCTGTAAGGGATACAAAACCCGCAAAAAGCGCAATCCTTCCGATAAGTTCATTGTCTCAAGACGAAAGAAAAAGTAG
- a CDS encoding AAA family ATPase, producing the protein MEETRCKTVIDNFRKQMAQKIVGKTELIDGILTGFIAGGHILLEGVPGLAKTLIVKTFAQTVNAEFKRIQFTPDLLPADLIGTLIYQQNPGQFSVRKGPVFSNIILADEINRAPAKVQSALLEAMAEKQVTIGETSYKLPSPFFVLATQNPIEQEGTYPLPEAELDRFLLKLFVPYPSLEEEIGIVNKFSRLTEKDGDEEEKLSPVLNSEDLALLRQTAENIKCAEEITRYAVSIVAATRPAENVKQDAYSRGNYLSYILFGASPRAAIAIQKCAKIRALFEGRGFVIPDDIKYAAYPALRHRLKLSYEAAADNLSSDDIIEKLLSVVPQP; encoded by the coding sequence ATGGAAGAAACAAGGTGTAAAACTGTCATAGATAATTTTAGAAAACAAATGGCTCAAAAAATTGTAGGAAAAACCGAGCTTATAGACGGGATCCTTACGGGCTTTATTGCCGGAGGTCATATTTTACTTGAAGGAGTTCCCGGTCTTGCAAAAACGCTTATAGTAAAGACTTTTGCACAAACCGTAAATGCCGAGTTTAAACGTATTCAATTTACTCCCGACCTTTTGCCCGCCGACTTAATAGGTACTCTTATTTATCAGCAAAATCCGGGGCAATTTTCCGTACGCAAGGGTCCGGTTTTTTCAAATATTATTTTGGCGGACGAAATAAACAGGGCGCCTGCAAAGGTTCAGTCCGCACTTTTGGAGGCTATGGCTGAAAAACAGGTTACTATCGGAGAAACCTCGTATAAACTTCCGTCTCCTTTTTTTGTATTGGCTACCCAAAACCCTATAGAACAGGAGGGGACTTACCCTCTTCCTGAAGCCGAGCTTGACCGTTTTTTACTGAAACTTTTTGTTCCGTACCCTTCGCTTGAAGAGGAAATCGGTATTGTAAACAAATTTTCCCGTTTAACCGAAAAAGATGGCGATGAAGAAGAAAAACTTTCGCCCGTTTTAAATTCCGAAGATTTGGCGTTATTGCGGCAAACTGCCGAAAATATAAAATGTGCGGAAGAGATAACAAGGTATGCCGTTTCAATAGTTGCGGCTACTCGTCCTGCAGAAAATGTAAAACAGGATGCCTACTCGCGCGGAAATTATTTAAGCTATATCCTTTTCGGGGCGTCTCCGAGGGCGGCAATTGCAATTCAAAAATGTGCAAAGATAAGGGCTCTTTTTGAAGGGCGGGGTTTTGTAATTCCCGATGATATTAAGTATGCGGCTTACCCCGCCTTACGGCACCGTTTAAAACTTTCTTACGAAGCGGCCGCCGACAATCTTTCGTCCGATGACATTATAGAAAAACTTTTAAGCGTTGTTCCTCAGCCTTAA
- the rpsQ gene encoding 30S ribosomal protein S17, whose product METKEQVKKIGNREFVGIVTSDKMNKTVVVEVRTKKLHKLYKKYVSSSKKYKAHDEENSAHIGDTVRIVEHRPISKDKSWRLTEIIERAK is encoded by the coding sequence GTGGAAACTAAAGAACAAGTAAAAAAAATCGGGAACCGCGAGTTTGTCGGTATCGTAACCAGCGACAAGATGAATAAAACCGTCGTTGTCGAAGTTCGAACCAAAAAACTTCATAAGTTGTACAAAAAATACGTATCGAGCAGCAAAAAATACAAGGCTCACGATGAAGAGAATTCGGCTCACATCGGCGATACGGTACGGATTGTAGAACACAGACCTATCAGCAAGGATAAGTCTTGGCGGCTCACGGAAATTATTGAGCGAGCTAAGTAA
- the rplX gene encoding 50S ribosomal protein L24, whose translation MAGKIRIHRNDNVEVIAGTEKGKRGEVVKVLQDKNKVIIRGLNMVKKAMRKRNQQDQGGIVEIEAPISASNVMILCKKCGKTRIAYKIEDGKKKRVCRKCGEAL comes from the coding sequence ATGGCAGGAAAAATCAGAATTCACCGTAACGATAATGTTGAGGTTATTGCAGGTACCGAAAAAGGTAAGCGCGGAGAAGTTGTAAAAGTCCTACAGGATAAAAACAAGGTTATTATCCGCGGTCTTAATATGGTAAAAAAAGCCATGCGCAAAAGAAATCAGCAAGACCAAGGCGGTATCGTCGAAATTGAAGCTCCGATTTCAGCTTCTAATGTTATGATTTTATGCAAAAAATGCGGAAAAACGCGCATTGCATATAAAATAGAAGACGGCAAAAAGAAAAGAGTTTGCCGTAAGTGTGGAGAAGCGTTATAA
- the rplV gene encoding 50S ribosomal protein L22: MKMTEKTGYRATTKFLIASPTKVRPVAKVVKHKPYPEAMAILENMPQKGATLISKTMKSAASNALNRNKQLDEDMLIVKDIMIDEGPRLKRIWCRGKGRADMLLKRMCHITVVVDERAGE; encoded by the coding sequence ATGAAGATGACTGAAAAAACAGGATATCGGGCAACAACTAAATTTCTTATTGCTTCACCTACTAAGGTAAGACCGGTTGCGAAGGTTGTTAAACACAAGCCGTATCCGGAGGCAATGGCGATTTTGGAAAATATGCCCCAAAAAGGCGCAACTCTGATTTCTAAAACAATGAAGTCTGCCGCTTCTAATGCTCTTAACAGAAATAAGCAATTAGATGAAGATATGCTCATTGTAAAGGATATTATGATTGATGAAGGCCCGAGGCTGAAGCGTATTTGGTGCAGGGGTAAAGGCCGTGCAGACATGCTCTTAAAGCGCATGTGTCATATCACAGTTGTCGTTGACGAAAGGGCAGGAGAATAA
- a CDS encoding type Z 30S ribosomal protein S14: MATTAKINQANRKAKYPTRQYNRCKVCGRPRGYLRKFKMCRVCFRKLASEGQIPGVTKSSW; this comes from the coding sequence ATGGCTACAACAGCGAAAATTAATCAAGCGAACAGAAAAGCGAAGTATCCGACACGACAGTACAACAGATGCAAGGTTTGCGGAAGGCCCAGAGGCTATTTGCGAAAATTCAAAATGTGCCGTGTTTGCTTTAGAAAATTGGCAAGCGAAGGGCAAATCCCCGGCGTTACAAAGTCAAGTTGGTAG
- the rpmC gene encoding 50S ribosomal protein L29 translates to MKIKSKYKEMSYAELVSKRNELKQKHMELRFQAVVGHLDNPVQKRTMRREIAMLNTFIRQKELAGENVK, encoded by the coding sequence ATGAAGATTAAGTCAAAATACAAAGAAATGTCTTATGCTGAACTTGTTTCAAAACGCAATGAGTTAAAACAAAAGCACATGGAGTTAAGATTTCAAGCTGTTGTAGGACATTTGGATAATCCGGTTCAAAAACGAACTATGCGTCGCGAGATTGCAATGTTAAATACATTTATACGCCAAAAAGAATTGGCTGGTGAAAACGTAAAATAG
- the rplE gene encoding 50S ribosomal protein L5 — MSNYVPRLKKVYTEQISPELKKEFNYTTVMQIPRLKKVVVSMGVGVALTNRKLLDAAVTDLEIITGQKAVKTKAKKSIANFKLREGNEVGAMVTLRGARMYEFLDRFINVALPRIKDFRGVNPNGFDGRGNYSVGITEQIIFPEIDFDKIERISGLNVNVVTSAKTDQEARALLAKFGMPFRK; from the coding sequence ATGAGTAATTATGTACCTCGGCTTAAGAAAGTCTATACGGAACAAATCAGCCCTGAGCTTAAAAAGGAATTTAACTATACTACGGTTATGCAAATTCCGCGGCTTAAAAAAGTCGTTGTAAGCATGGGTGTTGGTGTAGCTCTCACGAACAGGAAACTACTTGATGCTGCAGTAACCGACCTTGAAATTATTACAGGTCAAAAAGCTGTGAAAACAAAGGCAAAAAAGAGTATAGCAAACTTTAAACTTCGTGAGGGAAATGAGGTGGGGGCAATGGTAACTTTGCGCGGAGCTAGAATGTATGAATTTTTAGACCGTTTTATAAATGTTGCATTGCCTCGTATTAAGGATTTCCGCGGAGTAAACCCGAACGGTTTTGACGGCCGCGGCAATTATTCAGTAGGTATTACCGAGCAAATCATTTTTCCTGAAATCGATTTCGATAAAATCGAACGTATTTCGGGTTTGAATGTAAACGTGGTAACTTCCGCCAAGACCGACCAAGAAGCAAGAGCTCTTCTTGCAAAGTTTGGTATGCCCTTTAGGAAGTAA
- the thyX gene encoding FAD-dependent thymidylate synthase, producing the protein MAHCISLEAEKILDKEFKVLDKGFIRLVDYLGTDERIVQSARVSYGQGTKTVREDAALIDYLLRNKHTSPFEQVVLTFHIKLPIFIARQWIRHRTARLNEISGRYSVLKNEFYVPEPCDIAFQSSNNKQGRGAEPVSDELSGDVIRALTRQQEDSYKAYCGLLDKNIARELARINLPLSTYTEWYWQIDLHNLFHFLRLRMDSHAQKEIRVYAETMFDICKKVAPLACASFERHEKNGVNFSAEELQAIRNLLDGKESGLTGKASERFNEKLKTGKQL; encoded by the coding sequence ATGGCACACTGTATATCGCTTGAAGCTGAAAAAATTTTAGATAAAGAATTTAAAGTCCTCGATAAGGGATTTATAAGATTAGTCGATTATCTGGGGACGGACGAACGTATTGTACAGTCCGCACGGGTATCTTACGGGCAGGGTACGAAAACCGTCCGGGAAGATGCGGCCCTTATCGATTATCTTTTAAGGAATAAACATACATCTCCCTTTGAGCAAGTGGTTTTAACCTTTCATATTAAACTTCCGATTTTTATTGCCCGCCAATGGATTAGGCACAGAACCGCCCGCCTAAACGAAATTTCAGGCCGATATTCCGTATTAAAAAACGAATTTTACGTTCCGGAGCCTTGCGATATAGCTTTTCAAAGCTCCAATAACAAGCAGGGCAGGGGAGCGGAACCTGTTTCCGATGAATTGAGCGGCGATGTTATCCGGGCTTTAACCCGGCAGCAGGAAGATTCTTATAAAGCTTATTGCGGGCTTTTGGATAAAAATATTGCCCGCGAATTGGCGCGTATAAACCTTCCCTTATCAACCTACACGGAATGGTATTGGCAAATCGATTTACATAATCTCTTCCATTTTTTACGTCTTAGAATGGATTCCCATGCTCAAAAGGAAATAAGAGTTTATGCTGAAACGATGTTTGACATTTGTAAAAAAGTTGCTCCGCTTGCCTGCGCCTCTTTTGAGCGGCACGAAAAAAACGGAGTTAATTTTTCGGCAGAAGAACTTCAGGCAATACGTAACTTGCTTGACGGAAAAGAAAGCGGTTTAACCGGAAAGGCTTCGGAGCGCTTTAATGAAAAACTTAAAACCGGAAAGCAGTTGTAA
- the rpsJ gene encoding 30S ribosomal protein S10 yields MIKEKIRVKLRGFDVELVDQSSKAIVQAVQKAGAKVCGPIPLPTRINKFTVLRSPHVNKKSREQFEMRTHKRLIDIIEPSADVMNALMALELSAGVDVEIKQ; encoded by the coding sequence ATGATAAAAGAAAAAATTCGCGTAAAACTTCGCGGATTCGATGTAGAATTGGTTGATCAAAGTTCAAAAGCTATTGTACAGGCCGTTCAAAAAGCCGGTGCAAAGGTTTGCGGGCCTATTCCGCTTCCGACTAGGATTAACAAATTTACGGTACTTCGTTCTCCTCACGTAAATAAAAAATCGCGTGAGCAGTTCGAAATGAGAACGCATAAAAGGCTGATAGATATTATCGAGCCTTCGGCGGATGTTATGAACGCTTTAATGGCTTTGGAATTATCCGCCGGTGTTGATGTAGAAATTAAACAATAA
- the rpsC gene encoding 30S ribosomal protein S3 — translation MGQKVNPTGLRLGINKTWVSRWYAGPRDYADLLHEDLKIRAMIRDIPECKNADIAEVEIIRHPQRITIMIHTARPGVIIGVKGANIEKIGAAIQKKLGKKVQIKIKEIKRAELKAALVAQNVAHQLAGRASFRKVLKQACFNTMRSGAQGIKIRISGRLGGAEMSRTEEMKEGRVPLHTLRADIDYGFAEAETTYGKIGCKVWLYGGMMFGSEQKEDAGALLKKQRKPRSEKPAQTGRQ, via the coding sequence ATGGGACAGAAAGTAAACCCTACAGGATTAAGACTTGGTATAAATAAAACCTGGGTATCCCGCTGGTATGCAGGCCCCAGAGATTATGCCGATTTATTGCATGAGGATTTAAAAATCCGTGCTATGATTAGGGATATCCCCGAGTGTAAAAATGCCGACATTGCAGAAGTTGAAATTATCCGCCACCCTCAAAGGATAACGATTATGATTCACACTGCAAGACCCGGCGTTATTATCGGTGTAAAAGGCGCAAATATTGAAAAAATCGGTGCCGCGATACAAAAAAAACTCGGTAAAAAGGTGCAGATAAAAATTAAGGAAATTAAAAGGGCTGAACTTAAAGCCGCTTTAGTTGCCCAAAATGTTGCGCACCAGCTTGCAGGCAGAGCTTCTTTCCGAAAGGTATTAAAGCAGGCATGTTTTAATACTATGAGGTCCGGAGCTCAGGGAATAAAAATTAGAATTTCGGGACGCTTGGGCGGTGCCGAAATGTCCCGAACCGAAGAAATGAAAGAGGGAAGAGTTCCTCTTCATACGCTTCGTGCGGATATAGATTACGGTTTTGCCGAAGCCGAAACCACTTACGGAAAAATCGGTTGTAAGGTGTGGCTTTACGGCGGAATGATGTTTGGCAGTGAACAAAAAGAAGATGCGGGAGCCTTGCTTAAAAAGCAAAGGAAGCCGCGTTCCGAAAAGCCTGCTCAAACAGGGAGGCAGTAA
- the rplN gene encoding 50S ribosomal protein L14: MIQVETRLNVADNSGAKLVECIKVIGGSKRRYAGIGDIIVVAVKEALPTSVIKKGTVEKAVIVRVSKEYRRPDGTYIRFDDNACVIVDDNKNPKGKRIFGPVARELRDYDYMKIISLAPEVL, translated from the coding sequence ATGATACAGGTAGAAACAAGATTAAACGTTGCCGATAACTCGGGTGCTAAACTCGTAGAATGTATTAAGGTTATCGGCGGTTCAAAACGCAGATATGCAGGAATTGGAGATATAATCGTTGTTGCCGTTAAAGAAGCGTTGCCGACATCGGTTATTAAAAAGGGTACGGTAGAAAAAGCGGTTATTGTGCGCGTTTCTAAAGAATACCGCCGCCCCGACGGAACATATATCAGATTTGACGATAACGCTTGCGTAATTGTTGATGATAATAAAAATCCTAAGGGAAAACGTATTTTCGGCCCTGTAGCCAGAGAGCTTCGTGATTACGATTACATGAAGATTATTTCTCTTGCTCCGGAAGTCCTTTAA
- the rplD gene encoding 50S ribosomal protein L4 gives MEKKVYSVDGKELRTINLDDKVFGLPVNDDVIYYAINNELANKRVGTACTKGRAEVHGSNAKPYSQKGTGRARRGDKKSPLLVGGGVVFGPKPRDFSYSMPKKAKRLAMKSILSLKAQNDRLTVVEDFTVESGKTKDLVKILNNFAKNERAVVILKDDDALLKRAGRNIPHLSFLSYNRLRAHDLFYGRKIIMLETAAKNLSQFYGCKEAE, from the coding sequence ATGGAAAAGAAAGTCTATTCAGTCGATGGTAAAGAATTGAGGACAATAAATCTTGATGACAAGGTATTCGGTCTTCCCGTAAATGATGATGTTATTTACTACGCCATCAATAATGAATTAGCCAACAAGCGCGTCGGAACGGCTTGTACAAAGGGGCGGGCGGAGGTTCACGGTTCCAATGCCAAGCCTTACAGTCAAAAAGGTACGGGGCGTGCCAGACGAGGCGATAAAAAATCTCCCCTTTTAGTGGGCGGAGGTGTTGTTTTCGGACCGAAGCCGCGCGATTTCAGCTATTCTATGCCGAAAAAGGCAAAAAGATTGGCTATGAAATCCATTTTGAGTTTAAAAGCTCAAAACGACAGGCTTACGGTTGTTGAGGATTTTACGGTAGAAAGCGGTAAAACAAAGGATTTGGTTAAAATTTTAAATAATTTTGCAAAGAATGAACGTGCCGTTGTAATTTTAAAAGATGATGACGCTTTGCTTAAACGGGCGGGACGAAATATTCCTCATCTTTCGTTTTTATCTTATAACAGGCTTCGCGCTCATGATTTGTTTTACGGAAGAAAGATTATTATGCTTGAAACTGCCGCAAAAAATCTCTCTCAATTTTACGGATGTAAGGAGGCCGAATAA
- a CDS encoding 50S ribosomal protein L23, with protein MEYNDILIAPVLTEKSTELREQGKYVFKVAKKATKIQIKEAVRRLFNVKVTDCTVVNVRGKLKRLRYKEGRTSSWKKATVKLAKGETIKVFEGA; from the coding sequence ATGGAATATAATGATATACTTATCGCGCCTGTTCTTACCGAAAAAAGTACAGAGCTTCGCGAGCAGGGAAAATATGTTTTCAAAGTGGCAAAAAAGGCTACAAAGATTCAGATAAAGGAAGCAGTACGCCGATTGTTCAACGTTAAAGTTACCGATTGTACTGTTGTTAATGTTCGAGGAAAGCTTAAAAGGCTTCGCTACAAAGAAGGCAGAACTTCTTCTTGGAAAAAAGCAACTGTAAAACTTGCCAAAGGCGAAACGATTAAGGTTTTTGAAGGTGCATAA
- the rplC gene encoding 50S ribosomal protein L3, with the protein MIGLIGKKIGMTQIFNEVGHLMPVTVIQVEPNTVVALKNEEKFGYSSVVLGLGELKEKHTSKPYAGQFTEGVKPLRLLKEFRGFEKEVKVGDKLGVELFEKVSYLDVTAISKGKGFQGVMKRWGYGGGRASHGSKFHREAGSTGQCTTPGRSFKNTTMPGRMGSDKVTVQNLQVVKIDPELGVVMVRGSVPGKKDATVFLKSAVKRAR; encoded by the coding sequence ATGATTGGACTGATTGGTAAAAAAATCGGTATGACGCAGATTTTCAACGAAGTCGGGCATCTTATGCCGGTTACTGTTATTCAGGTTGAACCCAATACCGTGGTGGCTTTGAAGAATGAAGAAAAATTCGGTTATTCTTCCGTTGTTCTCGGTTTGGGCGAGCTTAAAGAAAAGCATACGAGTAAACCTTATGCGGGGCAATTTACCGAAGGTGTAAAGCCTTTACGCCTTTTAAAGGAATTCCGCGGCTTTGAAAAAGAAGTAAAAGTAGGGGATAAGCTCGGTGTGGAGCTTTTTGAAAAAGTTTCTTATTTAGATGTTACCGCAATTTCAAAGGGAAAGGGTTTTCAGGGTGTTATGAAACGCTGGGGTTACGGCGGCGGTAGAGCAAGTCACGGTTCGAAATTTCACCGTGAAGCGGGTTCTACGGGACAATGTACAACTCCGGGTCGTTCTTTTAAAAACACTACAATGCCCGGCAGAATGGGTTCCGATAAGGTTACCGTTCAGAATTTGCAGGTTGTAAAAATTGATCCTGAATTGGGTGTTGTAATGGTTCGCGGTTCTGTTCCGGGTAAAAAGGATGCTACGGTATTCTTAAAATCCGCAGTTAAGCGTGCAAGATAA
- the ftsH gene encoding ATP-dependent zinc metalloprotease FtsH: MGNENKDKDKNKNQNDPFNFFNFDNDENDKNMSKPPFFSMWLLLPLVVVIIILVNQFIALERAAMIPFSEFKDRVASGQIKKIVLGPVYFTGYTTAEIEDKSFSSKLFSFSSPRASNEYTTAGILTEDFLRLLDEKKIIYSMKPNEKNYFLDILLQWLLPFGIVILFWRAVMKRVTHNMGGLGGSFFSPGQARRAAIDEGKVTTRFKDVAGVDEAKEELMEVVDFLKYPKKYTEIGGKIPRGVLLVGPPGTGKTLLARAVAGEAGVPFFRISGSDFVEMFVGVGASRVRDLFRQAREKAPCIIFIDELDAIGKSRINSMSSNDEREQTLNQLLVEMDGFDNTTGLILLAATNRPDVLDPALLRPGRFDRQVVVDRPDLKGRQMILELHSKNVKLDETANLSETARITSGCSGADLANIINEAALLAVRKGRKKVSMSDLDEAVEKAMIGLQKKSKVIREEERRIIAYHETGHAILGTFTEGADKVHKVTIVPRGTGTLGYTFHIPEDDKHIVTQKQLIAEIDVLLGGRAAEQVTFNMVSTGAANDLARATDIARSLITEYGMSEKFKNVALSKRGAGYLGNNEPQLVREYAETTQQYIDEEIAKIIDERYECAIKMLNEKKPLLEYIAQRLLEKETIENDEFKAIIAAENNLESLSGGTSAVTAETETAEKQTEN; the protein is encoded by the coding sequence ATGGGCAACGAAAATAAAGATAAGGATAAAAACAAAAATCAAAATGATCCTTTTAACTTTTTTAATTTTGACAATGACGAAAACGACAAAAATATGTCCAAACCCCCGTTTTTTTCGATGTGGCTTTTACTTCCGTTAGTAGTAGTAATTATAATTTTGGTAAACCAATTTATAGCCCTGGAAAGAGCGGCTATGATTCCCTTTTCGGAATTTAAAGACAGGGTTGCGTCAGGGCAAATAAAAAAAATAGTATTGGGTCCCGTTTATTTTACGGGCTATACTACTGCCGAAATTGAAGATAAATCTTTTTCAAGTAAACTTTTTTCTTTTTCTTCTCCCCGAGCTTCCAATGAATATACAACAGCGGGAATCCTTACCGAAGATTTTTTACGCCTTTTAGATGAAAAGAAAATTATTTATTCAATGAAACCTAACGAAAAAAATTATTTTTTGGATATTCTTTTGCAATGGCTTTTACCCTTCGGCATAGTTATTTTATTTTGGAGGGCCGTAATGAAGCGGGTAACGCATAATATGGGAGGCTTGGGCGGAAGCTTTTTTTCTCCCGGTCAAGCAAGGCGTGCCGCAATAGACGAAGGAAAGGTTACTACACGTTTTAAAGACGTTGCAGGCGTTGATGAAGCAAAAGAAGAATTAATGGAAGTTGTGGATTTTTTAAAATATCCTAAAAAATATACCGAAATAGGCGGAAAAATTCCTCGGGGCGTTTTACTTGTAGGGCCTCCGGGAACCGGAAAAACTTTACTTGCGCGCGCCGTTGCAGGTGAAGCGGGTGTTCCTTTTTTCAGAATAAGCGGTTCGGATTTTGTTGAAATGTTTGTAGGCGTCGGAGCTTCCCGTGTACGCGATTTATTCCGCCAAGCCCGCGAAAAAGCTCCGTGTATAATCTTTATAGATGAATTGGACGCTATCGGAAAATCGAGAATAAATTCCATGTCTTCAAACGATGAGCGCGAACAAACTTTAAACCAGCTCTTAGTCGAAATGGACGGCTTTGATAATACCACAGGTTTAATCCTTTTAGCGGCGACAAACCGTCCTGACGTTTTAGACCCCGCTCTGTTACGTCCCGGCCGGTTTGACAGACAGGTAGTAGTAGACCGCCCGGATTTAAAAGGCAGACAAATGATTTTAGAGCTTCACTCAAAAAACGTTAAACTTGACGAAACCGCCAATCTGTCGGAAACAGCAAGAATTACCAGCGGCTGTTCCGGAGCGGACTTGGCAAATATTATAAATGAAGCGGCCTTACTTGCAGTCCGCAAGGGACGAAAAAAAGTTTCAATGAGCGATTTGGACGAAGCCGTTGAAAAAGCCATGATAGGTTTACAAAAAAAATCCAAAGTTATCCGCGAAGAAGAGCGGCGCATTATTGCCTATCATGAAACCGGTCATGCAATTCTGGGAACATTTACGGAAGGAGCCGACAAGGTTCATAAGGTAACAATTGTTCCTCGCGGAACGGGAACTTTAGGATACACATTCCATATACCTGAAGACGATAAACACATCGTAACCCAAAAACAGCTCATTGCCGAAATTGATGTATTGCTGGGAGGACGGGCTGCCGAGCAGGTTACTTTCAATATGGTTTCTACGGGAGCCGCGAACGACCTTGCAAGAGCTACGGACATTGCAAGAAGCCTTATTACGGAATACGGTATGAGTGAAAAGTTTAAAAACGTAGCCTTAAGCAAACGCGGGGCGGGTTATCTCGGAAATAACGAACCTCAACTTGTACGTGAATATGCTGAAACGACACAGCAATATATTGACGAGGAAATTGCTAAAATAATTGATGAACGTTACGAATGCGCCATAAAAATGCTGAACGAAAAAAAGCCTTTGCTTGAATATATAGCACAAAGACTTTTGGAAAAAGAAACGATAGAAAACGATGAATTTAAGGCAATTATTGCGGCCGAAAATAATTTGGAATCGCTTAGCGGCGGAACTTCCGCCGTAACGGCGGAAACGGAAACTGCGGAAAAGCAAACGGAAAATTAA
- the rpsS gene encoding 30S ribosomal protein S19 — MSRSVKKGPFIAKSLFKNVNEMNKSGKKRPIKTYSRCSTIIPEMVGNTISVHNGKTWIPVYITENLVGHKLGEFAPTRTFRKHANSDKKVGK, encoded by the coding sequence GTGTCAAGATCAGTAAAGAAGGGGCCTTTTATTGCGAAGAGCCTTTTTAAAAACGTAAACGAAATGAACAAATCGGGTAAAAAGAGGCCGATAAAGACTTATTCCCGATGTTCTACTATTATTCCCGAGATGGTCGGTAACACCATTTCGGTGCATAACGGCAAGACGTGGATTCCGGTTTATATAACCGAGAATCTTGTTGGGCATAAACTTGGCGAATTTGCGCCTACACGGACATTCCGCAAGCACGCAAATTCGGACAAGAAGGTTGGAAAATAG
- the rplP gene encoding 50S ribosomal protein L16, with protein MMFSPKRVKHRKVQRGRIKGEATRCNSIDFGDFGLVSLEPFLLTNRQIEAARVALNRKIKRGGKLWIRVFPDKPYSKKPAEVRMGGGKGAPEYWVAVVKPGTVIFELAGVEKNLAEEAMLLAGSKLPFKTKFAEQIQAD; from the coding sequence ATTATGTTTAGTCCTAAACGAGTAAAACATAGAAAGGTTCAGCGCGGAAGAATAAAGGGCGAAGCCACGCGATGCAACAGCATCGATTTCGGCGATTTCGGTCTTGTTTCTCTTGAACCGTTTTTGCTTACAAACAGGCAAATTGAAGCCGCCCGTGTTGCGTTAAACCGCAAGATTAAGCGCGGCGGAAAGTTATGGATTCGTGTTTTTCCGGATAAACCTTATTCGAAAAAACCGGCTGAAGTCCGAATGGGCGGAGGTAAGGGTGCTCCCGAATACTGGGTAGCTGTAGTAAAACCCGGAACGGTTATTTTTGAGTTAGCCGGTGTAGAAAAAAACTTGGCTGAAGAAGCTATGCTTCTTGCGGGAAGCAAACTTCCTTTCAAGACAAAATTTGCCGAGCAAATTCAAGCCGACTAA